The sequence TTTAAGCCAACAAAGCAGAGCGGTTCATGCAACATGCTTTCAGTTCCGGAATCCGAGTTATAAATAATCCATGCAATGGCATGCTCATCTGAGTTCTTTCCATGGTAATACATTTTCCTTCAATAAGGACAAGATCCTTCAGTTCCACGTGGGCAGAGAAAACTACAAATACTTCAGTGAACCCATCCATCATCCATGAAAAATAAATGCGCTAATGCAAAATGTCAAGCCAATTCTTGCAGCAACTTCTCCAGCGCGTCAGAAACAAGAGGAATGCGGAGGCAATCTTGCCCATCAGAGTGCTTCCTGGTCTTAACCAGATCGTGATCTTTAAACTCCGTCAGGTGTGCATTCAATGTCACTTGGCTGCTTACCAGAAAGCGCTCACGGCATTTTGTATACAAACTGCTGACCGGCATACCTGAGAAACAAAGTAAGTTTAGTATCAGTATGCAACATTCCAACTCTTCCAGCAAAGATATGCACAACAAGCTCACCTTCCTCCTTCTCATTTGCCAACTGATACTCAGCAAGGACTCTGAAAACGCTTTGTGCATTCGGTGTCAGACTCTGCAGAACAACAAGAGCAGTTTTTGTGGTTTGGGCGTGACCACCACTAGCAAGGATCAATGGGTAGAACACGCCTTCGACTTTGTAAGGTGCGAATGTCGGGACATGGTACCAGCTCCACTTGAACTGTTTGTGCACCATCTTCTTGTCCCACACTACAGTACTTTCAGTTTAGTATATCTTTCACAGTAAGTACACTAGGGAAGGATAAGACTGCGTGTGCAAGGAACTTACATAAAGGGGCATTAACATGGTCTATTGATGCAACGACACGGATTTGTGGGCAGCAAGAAATTTGTGCTAGACATTGTTGTGATTCAGTATCACGCAAAGCAGGCCCGTCAATATTATGAATAAGAAGGCACACGTGATCATCCACATCGTCAGATGTCTGTCTCATTAGGAATGAGATGATACCCTCTGTTGATTGTGACGGAAACTGCTGTGACAACTGGGACCTTGTTCCTGCACGTTTCCTGCGTTTAGCTTTTGTTTGATCCCAGAACATTTCAGCTATTGTTGCTATGACCTGAAAGGGCAATAGATTATGCCAAAACTTAATGATCGTTTTCAAAAGTTAGATGTAGAAAGCTATGCAATCTTCACAACAATAACTTCAAATGGAACTCTAGAAGCACATTCTGACTCAAAAATTATCACCAATCCAAATCAAATGCATATACTTGGGTCAGACATGGAAATCTAACAAAAAGATTAACCCAGTAAGACTTCCTCGCCAATACACATAAAGAAGCCCAGATTTTAAATAGCAATACAATACAGGAAAAAGAAAAAGTGGCCATTATTGTATGTTCTGTTGCAGCTTGCAAATTGCAATGGAATGGAAGAAAGACATTAGTTGTTAATATCAAGTTGTGATACGCCCGCTCGGTCGCCTCCCGCTGCGGAGACACGGGCGGccgaaaccctagccgccgcccctccctCCACTCCAACCCACCTCGCCGTCACCGGAGGGCGTCGCCGGAAGTCCACGCGACCCCAAGGAAGGTGGCAGCGGGGCGATTTTGCTATGGTTTGGTCACGTCTGCACGGATCTAGTCGGGATACCAGGAGGTGGCAGCGGCGTGTGAGGGACGGCGACCCTTCGCCGGTGCGGCAGGGCTGGCCAGGGCCTCGGCGGCATCCTGGCGATAGAGGGCGAGGAGACATGGACGCCTGGTGAGTTGGTGTCTTGGTGGCGGTTGCGTCGACGGCGGTTTGGGGCTCGTGCAGGTGTTGTGGGGCGACGCTCTCTTCTTTGCCACCCCGCCCCTCCCCTAACAACCTTGACTTCTGCTGTGGACGGGGCGTCAACCGTGCGACGGTGAGGAGCGGAGGATTTGGCTCCTCAGTGGTGGTTGTCTGGGCGGCGGCGGCTGTGGAGGTGTTCTTTGTCCCCAGGTCCTGGCCGGACGTTGTGCTGGGGGTGTTCTTGGGCGAAAGCCTTAGCGATAGTGATGACCCTGGGCGCCGCTTCCCCTGTTGAGGGCGTTGTGTTCCCCAACTTTGTCTTCCGTGGGCGAAAGCCCGGTCCACC is a genomic window of Zea mays cultivar B73 chromosome 5, Zm-B73-REFERENCE-NAM-5.0, whole genome shotgun sequence containing:
- the LOC541938 gene encoding origin recognition complex subunit 2 (The RefSeq protein has 1 substitution compared to this genomic sequence); translation: MAPRGGREEASSGSEDEEEEAGFSRSYFLAKEKEPSSVKKRARAAAGKLSDLNLVDEQVLRASLAQIPPKHKEEVESLTRSYKDQYRNWLFELRCGFGLLMYGFGSKKQLLEDFASTTLTNFTVVVINGYLPAVNLKQVIATIAEMFWDQTKAKRRKRAGTRSQLSQQFPSQSTEGIISFLMRQTSDDVDDHVCLLIHNIDGPALRDTESQQCLAQISCCPQIRVVASIDHVNAPLLWDKKMVHKQFKWSWYHVPTFAPYKVEGVFYPLILASGGHAQTTKTALVVLQSLTPNAQSVFRVLAEYQLANEKEEGMPVSSLYTKCRERFLVSSQVTLNAHLTEFKDHDLVKVRKHSDGQDCLRIPLVSDALEKLLQELA